The Triticum urartu cultivar G1812 chromosome 5, Tu2.1, whole genome shotgun sequence genome contains the following window.
aaaatctcgtgagcgccgttagtataagaaaataaaccaccactttaaggtactgtaattaaatcattatttatttaaattggtgttcaacctactgtattccaacttctcaatggttcataccccccgataacagaaaatctcgtggagctgtgatgtagaaccactcccgctgccacaatccggacacctctgggaagcaaccctcaggccatggagcgtcagcgatttttcttattaaagcgcctccacacgctgcatgctcctcctcgatcatcttcggcttcacatcgaaggtcttgagccacaggccgaagtgaggggtaatgcggaggaaggcctcacatacgataataaatgtcgagatgtgaagaagggaatccggggccagatcatgaaaatctagcccgtaatagaacataagacccctaacaaagggatccagagcgaggcctagtcctcggaggaagtgggagacgaacacgacgctctcgttgggttcgggagtagggacgacctgccctcgggcaggcaaccgatgcgaaattttggcggtcagatatctggcctctctcaacttcttgatgtcctccttcgtgacggaggaaggcatccaccgaccttgaaggttggatccggacatagttgaaggtccgaagcacctgacctgagttttgggtgttagaactcgaggcgggggaaggatttgattgagcacgagagggaaaaaagaaaaagccttgtcccctttataaagagggtgaatatcaagcgtcctcctcgtggccgtttgggggAGAgcataaagacctggctgtggcgTGATGTCAAGGAATCTGCCTCGTgaaacacgctgagataggttatgaaaaatgattcgaataaagacctggctgtggcgtgatgtcacactatggggtacgtcagcagattagatttgtggaaatattattctctctacggtggtatgtggaacttgttttgcagagccggacacgatcctcgtgttcaaaatcttctatgaagtattcggaggaggaacccgccttgcaatgccaaagacaatccgcatgccggactcatcgtcattgaagcttggttcaggggctactgagggagtcctggattagggggtatccggacagccggattatatcctttggccggactgttggactatgaagatataagattgaagacttcgtcccatgtccggatgggactctccttggcgtggaaggcaagcttggcactacggatatgtagatctccttccttgtaaccgactctgtgtaaccctagccccctccggtgtctatataaatcggagggtttagtccgtaggaacaacaacaacaaaaacaacaacaacaacaacaacaacaacaatcataccataggctaacttcgagggtttagcctcttcgatctcgtggtagatcaactcttgtactattcatattatcaagaacaatcaagcaggacgtagggtattacctccatcaagagggcccgaacctgggtaaacatcgtgtcccccgcctcctgttaccatccgcctagacgcacagttcgggaccacctacccgagatccgccagttttgacactgacaatgttctaccgacgcagggcttcgcctaggcaccgctacagtattatcgaggtggactatggtggagggggcaccgcacacggctaaaagatcaactgatcaattgttgtgtctctagggtgccccctgcccccgtatataaaggagcaagggggggttGCGGCCGGCCTggagaggggcgcgccaggaggagtcctactcccaccaggagtaggactccccccctttcctagttggattaggacttgggagggggaaagaggagggagagaggaaggaaggggggcgccgcccccctctccttgtcctattcggactaggggggaggggcatgcggcccagccctggccgcctctcctcttctccgtaaaggcccactaaggcccattaacctcccggtactccggaaaaatcacgatttcacccggaacacttccgatatccaaacataggcttccaatatatcaatcttcatgtctcgaccatttcgagactcaccgtcatgtccgtgatcacatccgggactccaaacaacctttggtacatcaaaacatataaactcataatataactgtcatcgaaacgttaagcgtgcggaccctacgggttcgagaactatgtaggcatgatcaagacacgtctccggtcaataaccaatagcggaacctggatgctcatattggctcccacatattctacgaagatctttatcggtcagaccgcataactacatacgttgttccctttgtcatcggtatgttacttgcccgagattcgatcgtcggtatctcaatacctagttcaatctcgttactggcaagtctctttactcgttccgtaatacattattctgcaactaactcattagttgcaatgcttgcaaggcttaagtgatgtgcattaccgagagggcctagagatacctctccgataatcggagtgacaaatcctaatctcaaaatacgccaacccaacaagtaccttcggagacacctgtagagcacctttataatcacccagttacgttgtgacgtttggtagcacacaaagtgttcctccggtaaacgggagttgcataatctcatagtcataggaacatgtataagtcatgaagaaagcaatagcaacatactaaacgatcgggtgctaagctaacggaatgggtcaagtcaatcacatcattctcctaatgatgtgatcccgttaatcaaatgacaacccatgtcaatggctaggaaacttaaccatctttgatcaacgagctagtcaagtagaggcatactagtgacatactgtttgtctatgtattcatacatgtattatgtttccggttaatacaattctagcatgaataataaacatttatcatgatataaggaaataaataataactttattattgcctctagggcatatttccttcaagatcttgcgtgatcgtaggaatttttttgaaatactgtgttccccaacacacATATGTTGGCGGATCCCAACCTAAACTTATAAAATCAATGTTTCAGCTTATCCTGATATCTTTTATTATACGTGCCAACTCATATTTTCATTAACCACCCAAATGGGGGTGATTGAAAGGACATCCGCCCCAAATGAGAGTTTTTGTGTTAATGTCAATAGTGATTAGACGACTAACTATTTTTTGACTATGCTTTTAGTATATACatcactggaagtggaacatAAAGTTGGTCGGCAACCCCCTAAGCTAAAATATTAAAAGAAGACGACACATCAATTTTCTACCAATGGTTTCTCATTTTTCTGTTCATAGGTACGCCGTACCATTAAGAGGGGTTACACCATGGATCAAGTGTGGAACTAATGAAAACGATAAGCCAAAAATACCACCCACATCCCATGAGAGAACAGCCACTGTTCATTTGTTAATTGCCTCTCGAGCAAGTAAGATTATTTGCCTTAAAGAAACACAATCTGATTAGTTGGACTATCTGACTAATATATGGTCATTATCTGACTTGATGATAGAAACCTCCGTAAAGTCAGATAATCATTGGGTATTGCCCAGATTACCTGACTAGTTGGACTATCCAACTATCATATGGCCATTATGTGACTTGGTCACATAAGCCTATGTAAAGTCAGATAATCGATCTGCCCAGATAGTCTGACTTCGCTAGAACACACAATAATGggcaaaaaattgggaaacctatTTTAAGTCTTTTTCTTCCCCACGAGGAAGGAGACGACACCATTCCTCTTTCCTCCATTGATTCAATCTTCAACCTTCGATTCCTCCCTCTCTAGCTAATTAATCCACACCATACTTTAGAGAGTCAAGGAGGACACACGGGTCTACCAATCTGTCCAAGAAAAACTCAAGTTCATTGATTCCTCATGAGCTCCTGGCAAATCTTGTCACTCTTGGTTTTGTGGGGAACCCTAGATGGTTGGTGTTACCTGGGAGCGTACAAGTTGTGTGGTTGTGCCCCGGGCTtgtttgtgagggtttggagcTTGCCCCAAGAGATACCCTTAGTGGAAGAGAGCCAAAGCATTCATTGCTTGTGGTTCTTGGAGAAGAAGGTGAAACATTCATTATAGTGGGAGCATTTATTGCTCCTCACCCTCTACAATAAAGATTAACACACTCCCAAGTGTGTGAACTCCAGATTACATCATCGTCTCCATCGCTTTCAGTTGTGTCTTTACTTGTTGTTTCTACTTTCTTGTGTCTTTCCTTGTGTAGCTAGCTAGCATGTTGATACGCATCATATAGGGTTGTATCACTTAGTTCCATCTTTATAGAACTTATAATTCCACACTTATCTCTAGAAGCAACTAAGAAATGCATTAAATAGTAGCCGCCTATTCTACCCCctccccctctaggcgacattaTCAGCCTCTTTGATCATTCAGAAATAAAGTTTGTAAAACAAAAGTTAGAAGCACTGACAAAGAAATACATTTTAGGGAGTTCAGTTTTACGAGTTTGAATAGGAACCTTTTTTAACTCAAATTTGATGGCGCGTTTTCTTTTTAAGGGACTAAAATTTGGAGTTCAGCTACAGATGCTCTTACTCATGACCTATCAACGACCCCTAGCACTAATTCCAACCTACAAAGGCACTAATTAGTTAAGCTAACAAGCATTAGGCGTTCTGCGTAATGGCGTGGTTTGTAATCGGCACCTCGGAAATTCCGTTAAAAATTGGTGGGTCAATTCTTCAGGCACGAACATCCCTTATCTAAAAAATATAGCTTCTTTCGTCATGCTTGTGAGTTGGATGATTTGGAACGAGAAATGTCCATGTCTTCCGCCACAAGAGTGCTTCATCTCCAATCCTTCTTCACTTGATTAAAGAGGAGGCCATGCTTTAATTTGGCCAAAGCGGGTGCTACGAAACTAGGGAATGTAATTTTAGGAGAGTAATTATTCATGGTTGTAAGGTGTCATTGTAACAAAAACTCCTTTCCCTCCTTAATTAATCAATAGATGAGACGAAGCTTATGCCTACGTTTCAAAAAAAAAGATGTTTATTAAAACGTAACAATTTTTCTTTCAAACACAGCAGTATTTCTAACGGGGCGAGCAGATACGattttttatatgcagttcttgTAAGCTATTTTTTTATATGCGGTTGACAAGCTGAAACAAACAAACTGGATTCTACAGTAAATCTCAACTAACAACACATATTCCCCGCTTGGGGGAGAGCATATTCTACAGTTGCGAATCAGCACGCCTATATATATTTGGCGTTCGATCGATCTCAGCGGCCGATTAGTAGAACGAACCCAAGATGGAGCGTGTGCTCGCGGTGCTCTTCCTCCTGGCGGCGCACGCCGCCTCCGCGGCCGCCGGTGTGACGAGCCCGTACCGGCGGAGCCTGCAGATGCTCCCCGACATGCCGCTCGACGCCGACGTGTTCCGGCCGCCGCCTGGCGACAATGCGCCGGAGCAGGTCCACATCACCCAGGGCGATCTGACCGGCCGCGCCATGACGATATCCTGGGTTACCCCGGAGCACCCGGGCAGCAACGTCGTCCGCTACGGCCTCGCCGCCGACAACCTCAACCTCACGGCCGAGGGCACCGTCCAGCGCTACACCTGGGGCGGCACCTACCAGTCCCCCTACATCCACCACGCCACGCTCACCGGCCTCGACCACGCCACCGTCTACCACTACGCCGTCGGCTTCGGCTACACCGTGAGGTCCTTCTCCTTCAAAACCCCGCCCAAGCCCGGCCCCGACGCGCCCATCAAGTTCGGTCTCATCGGTACGTATCATCATAGGGTATTAGGGTTCTTTCTTGGTGCAGTGCAACCAGTAGATTGATTAATGTTTGCGAGTCGTACGTCTGTCTAATGCATGCAGGTGATCTCGGCCAGACGTTCCACTCCAACGACACGGTGGCCCACTACGAGGCCAACGGCGGCGACGCCGTGCTCTTCATCGGCGACCTGTCCTACGCCGACGACAACCCGGGCCACGACAACCGCCGCTGGGACACGTGGGCGCGCTTCGTGGAGCGCAGCGTCGCGTACCAGCCCTGGATCTGGACCGCCGGCAACCACGAGATCGACTACGCGCCGGAGATCGGCGAGACGGCGCCGTTCAAGCCGTTCACGCACCGGTACCCCACCCCTTTCCGCGCATCCAACAGCACCGAGCACCTCTGGTACTCGGTGAAGATGGCGTCCGCCCACGTCATCATGCTCTCCTCCTACTCCGCCTACGGCAAGTACACGCCGCAGTGGACGTGGCTGCAGGACGAGCTCCGGCGCGTGGACCGGAGGACGACCCCCTGGCTCATCGTCTGCGTGCACTCGCCCTGGTACAACACCAACGACTACCACTACATGGAGGGCGAGACGATGCGCGTCCAGTTCGAGCGCTGGCTCGTCGACGCCAAGGTCGACCTCGTCCTCGCCGGCCACGTCCACTCGTACGAGCGCACCCACCGCGTCTCCAACGTCGCCTACGACATCGCCAACGGCAAGGCCACGCCGCAGTTCAACGCCTCCGCTCCCGTCTACATCAACATCGGCGACGGCGGGAACACCGAGGGGCTCGCCAACAGCTTCCGGTCGCCGCAGCCGGACTACTCCGCATTCAGGGAGGCCAGCTACGGGCACGCCACGCTGGACATCAAGAACAGGACCCACGCCTACTACGAGTGGCACCGCAACCAGGACGGCGTCAAGGTCGTCGCCGACAAGGCCTGGTTCACAAACAGATACTACATGCCAACCCACACCAACTAGATTTAGATACCTACCTTAATTAGTCGATTATTAGTAGTATACCTGTTGAGAAATTAATTAGCAACAAACGTGTATTCGTCCCTTAATTAGGTTTTTTTTACTATATGTGGTACTCTACTTAGGAGGAGAAATTAAAGAGATCTTCTCAAGAAGATAAGGCATACCCCTAAAAAAAAGATGAGGCACACGTGAATCATCAGTTTTGCATCCCTATTTTGGTTTTAAAcaacagttttgctaaagcacatctagatgtatcataagtattgcacatctaagtcctatgtcattgatcttacatcaagattcgtgtggatatttttccttttttttcacTTTGTGCTTGATATGCAATAACTAGGACACACCCTTTTTGTAAATATACAAAAACGTAGTTTAATGAACAGTTAATGATCAGTTTTTTAGGTACTAATGATCAGTTTTTACGAGGAAAGGTTTAAAATTGATGATCAAGAAACTGAGATGTACATAGATGATCAAGTGAGAGTCTTCTTTCGAGCGGTTACAAGTTTGGTACATTCGATTTACCGTTTTATTCAATGGTTGTTGCTTACGTGCGCTAGTTCTATGGGGCCTTGGCATGGCAATTTACTACAACAAGGTTCATTCGGCTTTGATGAGGAAGGGGCGATAATGATAGTGCACCTTCTGCTCGCTACAATGCTTGAAATTGTCGCTAGGTAGTTCATAGACCTGGTTCTAAATTTCAATCGACTAACTTTAGTTTAGAGCGAAACCTATcaaaatcactaattaaggagcACTCTTTGTAAACGTCACTCCCACCTTCCCGGGCTGCGACAAGTGAcaaattttcatttttttctagacccatttattcaaaacgttttccTTTTTTCGTAGACCCATTTTCACCTTTGAATTTCTTGCGTTGAAAtattcaaaactagatcccatgttgataagTTTTGACGAACTTATTTTCACGAAAAAAATCCGGACGGAAAATAAAGGAAACGCGCTTTTTCGTTTTTGAAAGGCACGGCCATGCCTCTGGCAGAAGCAAATCTGTGTCTCTCGCGGAAGTAAATCTTTGTATCTCGCGGAAGTAAAGCCATGCCTCTCAGGAAAGGGAAAAAAAACGTGTTATTTCCGTTTCCTACCTCTGGCGTAAGCaaaaccatgcctctcgcggaaggaaaaaaacacaatgtttttttcaaaaaaattgttcAATAGCTAAAAAGGATCGATGAAACACCGAAAAGCCAAAAAAAAGCCGAAAACGCTTGTGGAAAAAAGTAAAAATTTCAAAGGGAGTACCTAGAGCGCGACACATGGCGGTGGTCAGCCCACCTCAAGTGACCCTTGGGGAGGCTCCCAAACGAGCGCTCCTTTGTTAGTTGCTCCCGAAACCTATGGGGTGTGATGTGGTCAACATGGGCTGTGAAAGTGCGAGGGGCTTCTTTATGTTTCTGTTTTCTGGGCTTTCTGCACTTTCTGGGCGCTGTGCTTTGGGATCTTTTCTCAATTTATTTTTGTGGATATGAAGTTTCCACACTCGCACTCAAATGCGCCCTGGACAGTAAAATCAAAGAATAAAGTACAAAACTTCAGAAAAAAACTTTTGTTGCAACAAACTTCATTGAATTGTCTTCTCACATACGAAATTTCACGATAAAATAACATTTGTGAAGGTCCGGGCAAAAATAACGAAATTGCTGCTCCAAAAGGACTATTTTGTAAAGCATTTTGAATTGCTGCTTTTTTTCAAACATCCCCAGATGTTATTTTATCATGAAAATTTGCACAAACGGAGAAAACTAAACTGTTAGTTGTCAAAAACCAATTTTTAAAGGTCACCCCTACCTCCCCAGGTTGCGACAAGTTGTGAGTTTTCTCTTTTTCGTAGATCCATTTATTCAGAacattttatctcttaaaccgtgagtccaaatctcgaaccattttcaccgttggattcctTGCATCGAGATCTTTGAAACTAGATCCGATGTTGATAAGTTTTTATGAACTTATTTTTCACGAAAAAATCCGGACAAAACCCATGCCCCTCACGGAAGGAAAATAAAGGAAACACGTTTTTTTCGTTTTTGAGAGGCACGGCTGTGCCTCTCAGGAAGCAAATTCCAAAACACGTTACTTTTTAAATAAACATTGTCCAAAAGCTAAAATGGCCGATGAAAAACTGAAAAGCCAAAAAATACATCTAAAAGCCGAAAACACATgcagaaaaataaataaaaattctGGAGGAAGCGCAGAGAGGACGACACATGGCGGTGGTCAGCCGACCTCAAGCGACCCTTGGGAAGGCTCCCAAACAAGCGCTCCTTCGTTAGTTGCCCCCAAAACCTATGGGGCCTAACATGGCCAACATGGTTGTGAAAGTGCGAGCTGCTTCTTTACGTTTCAGTTTTTTGGGCTTTGTGCACTTTCTGGGGGCGTGCTTTAGGATCTTTTCTCAGTTTATTTTTGTGGATATAAAGTTTTCACACTCGCACTCAAATGC
Protein-coding sequences here:
- the LOC125506363 gene encoding purple acid phosphatase 2-like; protein product: MERVLAVLFLLAAHAASAAAGVTSPYRRSLQMLPDMPLDADVFRPPPGDNAPEQVHITQGDLTGRAMTISWVTPEHPGSNVVRYGLAADNLNLTAEGTVQRYTWGGTYQSPYIHHATLTGLDHATVYHYAVGFGYTVRSFSFKTPPKPGPDAPIKFGLIGDLGQTFHSNDTVAHYEANGGDAVLFIGDLSYADDNPGHDNRRWDTWARFVERSVAYQPWIWTAGNHEIDYAPEIGETAPFKPFTHRYPTPFRASNSTEHLWYSVKMASAHVIMLSSYSAYGKYTPQWTWLQDELRRVDRRTTPWLIVCVHSPWYNTNDYHYMEGETMRVQFERWLVDAKVDLVLAGHVHSYERTHRVSNVAYDIANGKATPQFNASAPVYINIGDGGNTEGLANSFRSPQPDYSAFREASYGHATLDIKNRTHAYYEWHRNQDGVKVVADKAWFTNRYYMPTHTN